The Variovorax sp. PMC12 genome segment TTGGTGTTGGGTGTCCTGGAGTCGAAGCCTTGCGTGGACGCTGGCTCGGGCACGAAGAGGTGCTCGAGCTGCGCGATCGCGTCTTCATAGCCGGTGCGTTCGTCCATCGACTGCTGCAGGAAGGCCTCGATGCGCGGGTACATCGCGATCGCCTTGTCCAGCTGCAGGTCGTGGCCGGGCGCGTAGGCGCCCACGCTGATCAGGTCACGGTTGCGCTGGTAGCGCGACAGCATCTGCTTGAAGCGGCGCACCGTGTCGAACTGCGAGGACGGGATCAGCGCGGTCATGGCGCGGCTGATGGAGGCCTCGATGTCGATGGCCGGGTAGTGCCCGGCTTCGGCCAGCGTGCGCGAGAGCACCACGTGCCCGTCCAGGATGGCGCGCGCCGAGTCCGCGATCGGGTCCTGCTGGTCGTCGCCTTCGGACAGCACCGTGTAGAAGGCGGTGATGGAGCCGCCGCGCCCCTGCGCGTCGCGCGCGCCGTTGCCCGCGCGCTCCACCAGCGCGGGCAGCCGCGCGAACACCGAAGGCGGATAGCCCTTGGTGGCGGGCGGCTCGCCCACGGCCAGCGCGATCTCGCGCTGCGCCATCGCGTAGCGGGTGAGCGAGTCCATGATGAGCAGCACGTCCTTGCCGCGGTCGCGGAAATACTCGGCCAGGCAGGTCGCGTAGGCCGCGCCCTGCAGGCGCAGCAGCGGCGAGTTGTCGGCCGGCGCCGCAACCACCACCGCGCGCGCCAGGCCTTCCTCGCCCAGCGTGTTCTCGATGAAGTCCTTCACCTCGCGGCCGCGTTCGCCGATCAGGCCGACCACGATGACTTCGGCGCTGGTGTAGCGCGCCATCATGCCCAGCAGCACGCTCTTGCCCACGCCGGAGCCGGCGAACAGGCCCATGCGCTGGCCGCGGCCGACGGTGAGCATGGCGTTGATGGCGCGCACGCCGACGTCGAGCACCGAATCGATGGGCGCGCGCGACAGCGGGTTGATGGGCGGCGAGCTCAGCGGCACCTTGCGCACCACGTCGAGCGGGCCGAGCCCGTCGAGCGGGCGGCCGGCCGCGTCGACCACGCGCCCGAGCATGCCTTCGCCCACCGGCAGGCGCTTGGTGTGGGCGTCGCCGCTGGTGCCGGGCTCGGTGGCGCCGGGCCGCGCGAACACGCGCGCGCCGGGCAGCAGGCCCGCCACTTCGGTCTGGGACATCAGGAACAGGCGGTCTCCGGCGAAGCCCACCACTTCGGCCTCCGCATGGCGCTGCGCGTTGCCGGGCGGCAGCTCGATCAGGCAGTCGCTGCCCACGGGCAGCTGCAGGCCGACGGCTTCCAGCACCAGGCCGACGGCGCGCGTGAGGCGGCCCGAGGCGGTGGTGGTTTCGCAGCGCGCGACATTGCCGCGCGCCTTCTCCAGCGCGGCGCGCACTGTCTGCAGATGGGGGTTGGCGGTGGCGGTCTGCATGGCGCTCAGAAGGTCTCGGCTTCGCCGTCGTCGCCCGTGCCGCGCACGGCCGCGGCCACGCGCTTCCAGCGGGTCTGCAGCGTGCCGTCGAGCTCGCCGTTGGCGGACTGCACGCGGCAGCCGCCGCGTTCGATG includes the following:
- the fliI gene encoding flagellar protein export ATPase FliI, whose amino-acid sequence is MQTATANPHLQTVRAALEKARGNVARCETTTASGRLTRAVGLVLEAVGLQLPVGSDCLIELPPGNAQRHAEAEVVGFAGDRLFLMSQTEVAGLLPGARVFARPGATEPGTSGDAHTKRLPVGEGMLGRVVDAAGRPLDGLGPLDVVRKVPLSSPPINPLSRAPIDSVLDVGVRAINAMLTVGRGQRMGLFAGSGVGKSVLLGMMARYTSAEVIVVGLIGERGREVKDFIENTLGEEGLARAVVVAAPADNSPLLRLQGAAYATCLAEYFRDRGKDVLLIMDSLTRYAMAQREIALAVGEPPATKGYPPSVFARLPALVERAGNGARDAQGRGGSITAFYTVLSEGDDQQDPIADSARAILDGHVVLSRTLAEAGHYPAIDIEASISRAMTALIPSSQFDTVRRFKQMLSRYQRNRDLISVGAYAPGHDLQLDKAIAMYPRIEAFLQQSMDERTGYEDAIAQLEHLFVPEPASTQGFDSRTPNTKKFQT